Proteins from a single region of Halobaculum sp. CBA1158:
- a CDS encoding EamA family transporter, which produces MTRYRTLGLFVLLAAVWGSAFMAINAGLEYVPPVLFAAVRYDIAGLVMLAYAAYATDAPVPRSRADWADVAVGALLIIAAYHALLFIGQTDPGVTSAAAAVVVSLSPILTTGFARVFLPGERLTPVGIVGLALGLVGVAVLSELEPGNLLASDAVPTLLILGAAAAFALGSVLSRRVDSDLPIETLEAWAMLLGAVLMHVVSVGLGESTTAVTVSLESVAALAYLSIAASALGFLVYFELLDRLGPIEINLVSYVAPVFAALSGWAFLNEIPTAGTAGGFGLIFAGFLLVKRRAVAGEIHRLTGRGAPDRE; this is translated from the coding sequence ATGACACGGTATCGGACGCTCGGGCTGTTCGTGCTTCTCGCGGCCGTCTGGGGCTCGGCGTTCATGGCGATCAACGCGGGACTGGAGTACGTCCCGCCGGTGTTGTTCGCGGCGGTCCGGTACGACATCGCCGGGCTCGTGATGCTCGCCTACGCCGCGTACGCGACCGACGCGCCCGTCCCGCGGAGCCGAGCCGACTGGGCCGACGTGGCCGTCGGCGCGCTCTTGATCATCGCGGCGTACCACGCCCTGTTGTTCATCGGCCAGACCGACCCCGGCGTGACCAGCGCCGCCGCGGCGGTGGTCGTGAGCCTCAGTCCGATCCTCACGACCGGCTTCGCGCGCGTGTTCCTCCCCGGGGAGCGGCTCACTCCTGTGGGGATCGTCGGACTCGCGCTCGGACTCGTCGGCGTGGCCGTGCTGTCGGAACTCGAACCCGGGAACCTCCTCGCGAGCGACGCGGTCCCCACGCTTCTCATTCTGGGCGCGGCCGCTGCGTTCGCGCTCGGGAGCGTTCTCTCGCGACGCGTCGACTCCGACCTGCCGATCGAGACCCTGGAGGCGTGGGCGATGCTCCTCGGCGCGGTGCTCATGCACGTCGTCTCGGTCGGGCTCGGGGAGTCGACGACCGCGGTCACCGTGTCGCTCGAGTCGGTCGCCGCGCTCGCGTACCTCTCGATCGCCGCCAGCGCGCTCGGATTTCTCGTCTACTTCGAACTGCTCGACCGACTGGGCCCCATCGAGATCAACCTCGTCTCGTACGTCGCACCGGTGTTCGCGGCGCTGTCGGGGTGGGCGTTCCTGAACGAGATCCCGACCGCGGGGACGGCCGGCGGCTTCGGCCTGATATTCGCGGGCTTTCTGCTGGTGAAACGCCGGGCCGTCGCGGGCGAGATCCACCGCCTGACCGGCCGTGGCGCGCCGGATCGCGAGTGA
- a CDS encoding CBS domain-containing protein, whose product MLVREVMTREVVTCDADETIATAAKRMLDEGIGSVLVTTGGDPVAIVTETDVLRAGAITGEPLGEIPIRPVASHPLITVAESATVRTAVARMVERDVKKLPVVDGTDLVGILTRSDIVAHHSDFIKEAHQLDAMSDRWESGDG is encoded by the coding sequence ATGCTCGTGCGCGAGGTGATGACGCGAGAGGTCGTCACGTGCGACGCCGACGAGACGATCGCGACCGCCGCAAAGCGGATGCTCGATGAGGGTATCGGGAGCGTCCTGGTCACGACCGGCGGCGACCCGGTCGCGATCGTCACAGAGACGGACGTGCTCCGGGCCGGTGCGATCACGGGCGAACCGCTGGGAGAGATACCGATCCGTCCGGTCGCCAGCCATCCACTGATCACGGTCGCCGAGAGCGCGACCGTTCGCACGGCCGTCGCCCGGATGGTCGAACGCGACGTGAAGAAGCTCCCCGTCGTCGACGGCACCGACCTCGTGGGTATTCTCACCCGAAGCGACATCGTCGCCCACCACAGCGACTTCATCAAGGAGGCGCATCAGCTCGACGCCATGTCCGACCGCTGGGAGTCCGGGGACGGCTGA